The DNA region TGATCACGCCTTGCTGCACCAGCTTTTCAGCGTACAGCGCGCGCGTGCCCGGATGCTTCGCGATGGTCTTGTACATCAGCGGCTGCGTGACAGCCGGCGTGTCCTGCTCGTTGTGACCCAGCTTGCGGAAGCAGACGATGTCGACGACGACGTCCTTGTGGAACTGCATGCGGAAGTCGATCGCCAGCTGCGTCGCCAGAACCACCGCTTCAGGATCGTCACCGTTCACGTGCAGCACCGGCGCTTCGATCATCTTGACCACGTCCGAGCAGTACAACGTGGAGCGCGAGTCGCGCGGGTCCGACGTCGTGAAGCCGATCTGGTTGTTGATGACGATGTGCAGCGTGCCGTGCGTGCCGTAACCGCGCGTTTGCGCGAGGTTCAGCGTTTCCATCACGACGCCCTGGCCCGCGAAGGCCGCGTCGCCGTGGATCTGCACCGGCAGCACTTGCAGGCCGCTGTCGTCGCCGCGGCGGTCCATACGGGCCTTGGCCGAACCTTCGACCACCGGGTTGACGATTTCCAGGTGCGACGGGTTGAACGCGAGCGACAGGTGAACCGGGCCGCCTTCGGTCGAGACGTCCGACGAGAAGCCCTTGTGGTACTTCACGTCGCCGGCCGGCAGGTCGTCGACGTGCTTGCCTTCGAATTCGGCGAACAGGTCGGCCGGCATCTTGCCAAGCGTATTGACCAGCACGTTCAGACGGCCACGGTGAGCCATGCCGATCACGATTTCCTGAACGCCGTTGGCGCCGCCGTGACGCACGACTTCGTCCATCGACGCGATGAAGCTTTCGCCGCCTTCGAGCGAGAAGCGTTTCTGGCCGACGTACTTGGTGTGCAGGAAGCGCTCGAGGCCTTCAGCGGCCGTCAGGCGGTTCAGGATGTGCTTTTTCTTGTCGTTCGAGAAGTTCGGCGTCGAACGGATCGATTCGAGCTTTTCTTTCCACCAGCGCTTCTGTTCCGGATCGCTGATATACATGTACTCGGCACCGATCGTGCCGCAGTACGTGTCGCGCAGCGCCTTGACGATCTCACGCAGCGAAGCACGCTCGAAACCGAAATACAGATTCGTTGCGCTGAACTCCTCGTCCATGTCGGCTTCGGTGAAGTCGTAGAACGCGGGTTCGAGTTCGGGAATAGCGGGACGTTCGCGGCGCTTCAGAGGATCGAGGTTGGCCCATTGCGAGCCGAGGAAGCGATATGCGCCGATGAGGGACTGCACATAGACTTGCTTTCGCGCGGTGGCGAGGTCTTCGCCGCCGGTTGCGGTGCGCGGGATGAAGGCGTTGGCCTTGGCGCGTTGCGCAAACGATTCGACGATCGGGCCATGGGCCACGTCGTTGGCATTGCTGCCATCCGATGCAGGGACGTTCTGCAACGCGTCGAAATAGCTGCGCCAGTTCTCGGGCACTGACGCCGGATTATCGAGATACGCTTCGTACATTTCTTCTACGTACGGAGCATTGCCGCCGAACAGATAAGAGTTCGACTGGAATTGCTTCATCATTTTTACGCTCACCTTTCTTCGAGTTTCTCGAGAAATAGCGGGTTACAGAACCTTCCGCGACACGGCCTGACCGTTTAGCGGATTGCGCGAATCAAGTCTTGCTTGGAAGGACCTAAAACTTTGCACCCGGGGAGCATATCACAGAACGGATAGTGCACATAGCGGACCGACCGGCGCCAGAGCCCGTCCCGACGGGTTTTGCGGGCCGTTTCGAGAATCCGCAAGAGTGCATGACGCCACGCGCAACGATGGCTTGCAAGTCGCCTGGGCCGCCTGCCAAAGCGGCCGGCAGAAAACGTGGAAGTCTCGCCTGATCCACGCCCATTCGGCAAGGCGGCAGTGTGTCGTATCGACGGGCGCTCTCGCATCCAATCGCCACCACTCAGGCGTAGTGACGGCTCATGACCCGAACTGGCGGAATTTTTCACACACTGCGTCTGCGCGATACGGTCCGGCACCGGCAGCCTGACGAGAGGAAATGCGGCTGCACGACGGAGGCGTCGCGTATCGGTATGCGGTTACTTTCGCGGTGTTTTAACACTTCAAGGGAATAGCAATATGGCATTTACCGTCCAGAGCACGAGCTCCGTCATGCAAAAACAGACGATCGAAACCAGCCCGTCTTTGGCGCCGGCAAGAACGCCGGCAGACCAACCCAGGATTTTTCCCGGCCAGATTTCCTACGGGGACACACGCACCGCGCGATATGAACGCTCGGTTAACGAGACCCGCGGCGCAACCGGCAATGGACCAGCCGAGCCTGCAAAAACAGGCTCGAACGTCGATCACAATCGGGAAAAACGCGGCCAGGTGCTGGGTGCGTGTGGAGGGTCCCGGTTCCGGGACTGCCGGGGTGGCGACGCACTTGAGGAGCATGCCGCGACGCACGTGAAATTCGATCAATTCAACCACGACAGGACGAAAGGCGGTGTCGATGGCAAGGGTAGTTGCCAAGGCATTGTTTTCGAGGCGATGCGTCGCATCGATCGTGCGACCGATAACGCGGAAACCGCCGACACCCTGCCGTCCGCAGTCCGGCATATGAACAGCGATATGGACACCCTGTCAGCGGTGAACCCCGGTGGCATTTACGACCGCATCGACAGATTCCAGGAAAGGAACAGCCGGCCCCCGCTAACGAACTATCGCCAGTCGTCGAGCGTCAATTTAAACCCTTCCGGCGACTCTTCACGCGCAGAACGCATCAATGGATTGATCGACAGCTTGGGCGACATGCCTCAAGGCGGCCTCGCATACATACGCCTCGGCATCCGGCCCGCTGCCACGATGGGCGGCCCCGAGACGAATGGGCACGCGTTGCTCGCACAGCATCTTCCGGGCGGAAGCCAATACGCCCTCTTCGATCCTAACAATGGCGTCTTCACCTATAACAATCTGGCGGATATGCAAGCCGCCTTGTCCGGATACATGCATTCAGCATTCGCGGAGGACGGGAACGCCGCCGCCCCGGACAGCGTTCATTTTTATACCCCGCCGACTGCGCGCGACTGGAGGTCAGCAATGCCGGCCACCCAAACCCCGCCGCCCGGCAGCCCTATGCCCGAACCCCGTGAATTGCTGCAACATTTTGGACTCGACCACTCCGGACTTTAAGCCCCGACCCGGACAAGTCTGGACCACCGGCCGGGAAACGCAATCTGTCACGGCCGGTGGGTAAACGAAAGGAGCCGTTCCGGGCAAGTCCGGAACGGCTCCTTTTCCATACTCACAGCGCAGAGGTCAGAAACAGCACAGCCTCAAACGCGCCCGCGATCCAACTCAGTCCACCGCGCCCTTACGGCTTGCGCTGCGGCGCTCGTGTTCCTTCAGGTAGCGCTTGCGCAGACGGATGGATTGCGGCGTGACTTCGACCAGTTCGTCGTCGTCGATGAATTCGACCGCGTATTCCAGCGACATCTGGATCGGCGGCACGAGGCGCACCGCCTCGTCCGTACCCGACGAACGCACGTTGGTCAGTTGCTTGCCCTTGATCGGGTTCACGACCAGGTCGTTGTCACGGCTGTGAATGCCGATGATCATGCCTTCGTACAGCGGCTCGCCCGGCGACACGAACATACGGCCGCGATCCTGCAGCTTCCACAGCGCGTACGCGACTGCGGCGCCGTCGTCCTGCGAAATCAGCACGCCGTTGCGACGCTCGCCGACCGCGCCTTCCTTGACCGGCTGATACGAGTCGAACGTGTGGCTCATCAGGCCAGTGCCGCGCGTAAGCGTGAGGAATTCCGACTGGAAGCCGATCAGGCCACGCGCCGAAATACGATACTCGAGACGCGTACGGCCACGGCCGTCCGACGCCATGTCGAGCATTTCGCCCTTGCGGCGACCCAGCTCTTCCATCACGCCGCCCTGGTGGCCGTCTTCCATGTCGACGGTCAGGTTTTCGTACGGCTCGTGCTTCACGCCGTCGACTTCCGTCATCACCACGCGCGGACGCGACACGGCCAGCTCATAGCCTTCGCGACGCATGTTTTCCACCAGAATGGTCAGGTGCAGCTCACCGCGGCCCGCCACTTCGAACGTGGTTTCGTCGCCGGTTTCCTTCACGCGCAGCGCGACGTTGTGGTTCAGTTCCTTCATCAGGCGGTCACGAATCTGACGGCTCGTGACGAACTTGCCTTCGCGGCCGGCCAGCGGCGACGAGTTGACGAGGAAGTTCATAGTCAGCGTCGGTTCGTCGACGGTGATCATGGGCAGCGCTTCCGGCTGCTCCGGCGCGCAGATGGTCACGCCAATGCCGATTTCTTCGATGCCGTTGATCAGCACGATGTCGCCGGCTTCAGCCGAGTCGACCTGCACGCGCTCGAGGCCCTTGAACGACAGCACCTGGTTGATCTTGCGGTTCAGAATCGCGCCGTCGGGA from Paraburkholderia aromaticivorans includes:
- a CDS encoding 2-oxoglutarate dehydrogenase E1 component, with the protein product MMKQFQSNSYLFGGNAPYVEEMYEAYLDNPASVPENWRSYFDALQNVPASDGSNANDVAHGPIVESFAQRAKANAFIPRTATGGEDLATARKQVYVQSLIGAYRFLGSQWANLDPLKRRERPAIPELEPAFYDFTEADMDEEFSATNLYFGFERASLREIVKALRDTYCGTIGAEYMYISDPEQKRWWKEKLESIRSTPNFSNDKKKHILNRLTAAEGLERFLHTKYVGQKRFSLEGGESFIASMDEVVRHGGANGVQEIVIGMAHRGRLNVLVNTLGKMPADLFAEFEGKHVDDLPAGDVKYHKGFSSDVSTEGGPVHLSLAFNPSHLEIVNPVVEGSAKARMDRRGDDSGLQVLPVQIHGDAAFAGQGVVMETLNLAQTRGYGTHGTLHIVINNQIGFTTSDPRDSRSTLYCSDVVKMIEAPVLHVNGDDPEAVVLATQLAIDFRMQFHKDVVVDIVCFRKLGHNEQDTPAVTQPLMYKTIAKHPGTRALYAEKLVQQGVITAADADEYVKAYRKAMDEGHHTVDPVLSNYKSKYAVDWVPFLNRKWTDAADTAVPLAELKRLAERITTIPENFKVHPLVERVINDRRAMGRGEAKLDWGMGEHLAFASLVASGYAVRLTGQDSGRGTFTHRHAVLHDQNRERWNDGTYVPLQNIAEGQAKFTVIDSVLSEEAVLGFEYGYSTAEPNTFVAWEAQFGDFVNGAQVVIDQFISSGEVKWGRVSGLTMLLPHGYEGQGPEHSSARIERFLQLCADHNMQVVQPTTPAQIFHLLRRQMIRLFRKPLIVATPKSLLRHKEAVSDLSELAKGAFQPILGEIDEAIDAKKVKRVVVCSGRVYYDLLAHRRESKSNDVAIIRIEQLYPFAHKQFEAEMKKYDNATEVVWVQDEPQNQGPWFYIEHHLKEGMKEGQKLAYSGRPASASPAVGYYAKHYEQQKALVEGAFGRLKSASIAK
- the typA gene encoding translational GTPase TypA, which translates into the protein MTRALRNIAIIAHVDHGKTTLVDQLLRQTATFRDNQQIAERVMDSNDIEKERGITILSKNCAVEYEGTHINIVDTPGHADFGGEVERVLSMVDSVLLLVDAVEGPMPQTRFVTKKALALGLKPIVVINKVDRPGARIDWVINQTFDLFDKLGATDEQLDFPIVYASGLNGYAGLTPDVREGDMRPLFEAVLQHVPVRPADPDAPLQLQITSLDYSSYVGRIGVGRITRGRIKPGMAVAVRSGPDGAILNRKINQVLSFKGLERVQVDSAEAGDIVLINGIEEIGIGVTICAPEQPEALPMITVDEPTLTMNFLVNSSPLAGREGKFVTSRQIRDRLMKELNHNVALRVKETGDETTFEVAGRGELHLTILVENMRREGYELAVSRPRVVMTEVDGVKHEPYENLTVDMEDGHQGGVMEELGRRKGEMLDMASDGRGRTRLEYRISARGLIGFQSEFLTLTRGTGLMSHTFDSYQPVKEGAVGERRNGVLISQDDGAAVAYALWKLQDRGRMFVSPGEPLYEGMIIGIHSRDNDLVVNPIKGKQLTNVRSSGTDEAVRLVPPIQMSLEYAVEFIDDDELVEVTPQSIRLRKRYLKEHERRSASRKGAVD